The sequence CTTAAATTAGACTAATATTGTTCGCATAAAAGACTTATATTTTTTTACTTATCTTATTTTCTCCTCTCATATTTCAAAATCTGATAATTGATTAATAATATAAGAATTAGATAAAAGGATTGTAAAGAGAGTCACCCTTTTATATAGGCATAACCTATTACAATTCAATAGGTTATTTTATGTCTTGCAAGAAAATAATTTCATAAAATATAAAATTGATGAATTGGGGAACATTTTTTAGGTTTTACTGTCTATATATATGATAAATTAACCGAAAGTCTTATAAATTAGAGACTTTTTATTTTTGGAACAGGAATTAAGTTTGTTCTAAATATTTTTTTGAAAAGGTAGTTTTTTACAATAAAAAGTTGACAAAAAATTATTACGAGTTATATTAAAAATAGATCTTTTTAAGTCAAAAAATTGATCGGATATTAACTTAAAATTTTAACCTTATCCTGAAAGGATAATTTAATAGGTGAGGGAAAAATGAAAATCAATAAATACAAAATTGAAACGATTCTTAGAGAGAAGATAGAGCATGGCTCATTGAGCGATCAAGAACTTGCAAATATCTTAAAAGTTCATCCGTCTACTGTATCAAGATGGAGAAACAGATTTAATATTCCTCCAGCAGATAAGTTTGAGAAGAGATTTAGAAAAAAATATGGCAGAGATTCAATCGAGATATTTAAGAAGATGATAGAAGAAGAGTCTTCTCTTCAGGGAATAGCT is a genomic window of Nitrospinota bacterium containing:
- a CDS encoding MerR family transcriptional regulator → MKINKYKIETILREKIEHGSLSDQELANILKVHPSTVSRWRNRFNIPPADKFEKRFRKKYGRDSIEIFKKMIEEESSLQGIANHFGFTREYARQVFNKLYQNSDKIVRPRKRGRYKKQVKAKSH